From Fulvivirga lutea:
TCCTGTGGATAATTCGCCTGATTCTACTTCTTTAACTACTTGAAGCTTTAAGGATAAGGTGTAGTCCTTCTGGGTTCTTTTTACATATTCTCTCATTACACATTCTTTTGTGTAACGCTATTTCAGGACGAGACAAAAATTAAATATTTAAGCCTGGTCAGTTTTGATCAGGCTTTTTTGTTGCTGCAATAAATAACATTAACCAGCCGCCAATAAGCATTAGTCCACCAATGGGAGTAATGGCACCTAATATTGTTAGTTGAGAAAGACAAAGGGCATAAAGAGATCCACTGAAAATGAATATTCCTGCTAAAAATAAATTAGCAGCGTAATCTAAAAATTTACTTTTCCACATTTGTTGCAAAAGGC
This genomic window contains:
- a CDS encoding DUF423 domain-containing protein is translated as MHKSIKAAAILGVLAVSIGAFGAHGLNTFLTETGRLDTFETAVKYHFYHTLALLLIGLLQQMWKSKFLDYAANLFLAGIFIFSGSLYALCLSQLTILGAITPIGGLMLIGGWLMLFIAATKKPDQN